CTGCCAAATATCGCCGAGCAGCGCGTACGGGTCGCGGCTCAGATTGTTATCGAACCGCTCCCAATGCACCATATCCGTGCTGCGCGCGCACCGACGATGCGTGCCGAACAGATAGTAGACACCGTTTTCCTCGACGATTGCGGGATCGTGCACGGCCACCCGACCGTTGGCGAGCGTGTGCTCGATGCCGTTGGGCGAGGTGGCCGGTGCCGCAGATAGTGGTTCTGCAGACGATTGCACTGCAGCATTCACGGTTGTTGTGCCGTTTTCACTCACTTCTGCGACCCCCAAATGCACAGATTGTTTGTGCCCAGAGCGCTGAAGGTCATGACTGCCTTGCGATCCTTGTCTCGCGGAAGCTTGTCGAACGCGCCGGAATACGTGACTTCGCCCTCGTTGCCGGTGAGCTTAAGCGTCATCTGGTTGGCGCCTTCCACGGCCTCCCAAGTGCCCGTCTGGTCGCCGGTCACGGTGCCGTCTTCCTTCAGGGTGATGTTGATGGGCTTGTTCACGCCGCGATAGACGGTGCTCGTCTTATCGGTGACCTTCTTCGGGCCCTTGAAATAGCTGGACTTGTCGTGCGTCACCATCTCGTAATCGCCGGCGATGTCGGCGGTCTTGTAGCCCTTCTTGTCGGCCTTGGTGCCCGTGTATTCGTACGGTGCGGCCACCAGCCATCCGTCGGCGGTCGGCAGCAGCTCGTGCACGCGCACCTCATGCTTTTCGCCGGAACCGGAGAAACGGGTATGGTACACGAGGTAAGCGGTGCCGTCGTCGTCAACGAACGCGGAATTGTGGCCCTGGGAGACCTCGATGTTCGCGTTGTCGTTGCCGCTCCACTGGATCGAGCTCATCAGGCGCTCGCCGATGTCGCTTTGCCAGTTGTTGCCGATGGCCTTGGTGGAAATCGCGGTGTTGCCGGCTTCGTCAACGTACGGGCCGGTGATGTCCTTGGAGCGGAACATGCGGATCTGGTAGCCACCGGTCTGCTGCAGCGCGCCGTAGGAGGCGAATAGATACCAGTAGCCGTTGTCGTGCAGCAGGTAGGAGCCTTCGCCGGAGTTGCCGAAGCCGCCGCCGAGCTTCACGCCATAGTAGGCGTCGGACTTGTTCGCTTCGGTGGGGTAGGTGGAGTTGTAGTCGCGCAGGCCGGTCGCCGAGTCGAGCTTGAACATCCACATGCCGCCGAACCAGGAGCCGAAGGTCATCCACATGTCGCCGTTGTCATCGGTTTTCACGCACGGGTCGATGGCGTTGATGCCGGTGTCGGTCTGCGAGGTGTAACGGGTGATGTCGGCATCCTCGCCAAGCACCTGCGGCACGTCGGTCTTCTTCACGTTCACGCGTTCGAAGCCGGAATAGACCACCGGGCCAACGTACGTCCAATCGCCTTCGATGTCGTCGGCGGTGAGCAACACGATCACAGAACGGTAGTTCGCGCCGTTGATCGACATGTACATGCACCACTTGCCCATGGTCTCGTTCCAGATCACGTCCGGTGCCCACATGTTGCCTTTGACGTCAGGATTGGAGGACTGCTTCGCCCAGCCGTCCCAAATGTCTTTGAAGATCTTCTCGTAGTCGGTGCTCAGATTGTTGGTGAAGGTGCTCCAGTTGATCAGATCGTCGCTTTTGAGCCAAGCGCGATGCGAGCCGAAAATATAGTATTTTCCGTTGGCTTTGACGATGGAGGGATCATGCGATTCGCCGCGCTTGATGCTGGCGGTGCTGGTTTCGGCTTTCGACGATGCGGACGATTGCTTCGTCGAATTGCCGGAGCATCCGGCGAGCGTTCCGACCAGCATGGCTGCGGCGATGATGCCTGCCGCGATCTGCTTTGCTGTTGTACGGAATTTCATTTTTCCCCTTCCTTGCGGATGACATTGATTTGTACAACGATGTAATTTCTTGTATAGTGTACAACGTTGTAAAGAAAAGTCGAATCATAAGGGGTTTCTCGATGTCG
This window of the Bifidobacterium pseudocatenulatum DSM 20438 = JCM 1200 = LMG 10505 genome carries:
- a CDS encoding glycoside hydrolase family 43 protein, coding for MKFRTTAKQIAAGIIAAAMLVGTLAGCSGNSTKQSSASSKAETSTASIKRGESHDPSIVKANGKYYIFGSHRAWLKSDDLINWSTFTNNLSTDYEKIFKDIWDGWAKQSSNPDVKGNMWAPDVIWNETMGKWCMYMSINGANYRSVIVLLTADDIEGDWTYVGPVVYSGFERVNVKKTDVPQVLGEDADITRYTSQTDTGINAIDPCVKTDDNGDMWMTFGSWFGGMWMFKLDSATGLRDYNSTYPTEANKSDAYYGVKLGGGFGNSGEGSYLLHDNGYWYLFASYGALQQTGGYQIRMFRSKDITGPYVDEAGNTAISTKAIGNNWQSDIGERLMSSIQWSGNDNANIEVSQGHNSAFVDDDGTAYLVYHTRFSGSGEKHEVRVHELLPTADGWLVAAPYEYTGTKADKKGYKTADIAGDYEMVTHDKSSYFKGPKKVTDKTSTVYRGVNKPINITLKEDGTVTGDQTGTWEAVEGANQMTLKLTGNEGEVTYSGAFDKLPRDKDRKAVMTFSALGTNNLCIWGSQK